The Deinococcus sonorensis KR-87 DNA window CCACGGCCATCACATGGGCACTCGCGCCGAGCAGTGTGGGCTCGGTCTCGAGCCGGCGGGCCACCCGGAGGATCCACTCCCGCCGCACCGGATCCGCCCACACCGCGTCGAAATCCCGCAGGGTCCAGCCGATCCCCTCAACGCCAAGCAGCGCCTCGACCTGGAAGCCGGCCGCCTGAATCTCCTGCCGCAGCTCCTCCGGGTGGTGAAAGAAGGTGGTGGTGAAATACGGCTTGCCCGGCGGTGCGCGGTGCTGACCGTCCTCCAGGTCCCGGTCGGCCATGGCCATGAACTCCGGATCCGCGTACCCGTCACTGAACAGCCCATCGAAAGTGGAGGCGAAGCGGTTGACGTTCATCGCCAGCAGCACCCCGCCGGGCCGCAGCACCCGGCCCGCTTCCTGCAGCGCCTGTGCGCGGTCGGCCGCTTCCGTGAGGTGATACAGCGGACCGAACAGCAGCACGGCGTCGGCGTGTCCATTGGGATACGGCAGGTGCCGCGCGTCCCCCACCACAGCGGAGGCCACCGGCCGGACCGCTTCCCGGCTCAGGGCCTGCTCGATGTGCAGCAGCATGGCGTCCAGCAGGTGCACCGTGTGGCCACGGGCAGCCAGCCAGAACGCGTGCGGCCCGGTCCCACCGCCGATATCACACACCACCGCCGGTGGCGCGGGGAGGAAGCGGGCCATCAGCTCCTGCACCCGGACCCGCTCCAGCTGGTTGGATCCCTTGATCAGGCGGTCCGCTTCGGTGCCGGCCGCGTACATCTCCATGGCCTCCTGGGGAAGCGGTGAGGAGCTCAGATCAGTCATACCTGACTGTACCGGTCCGCAGGCCGCCGTGATGCACGCTGCAGGCAAAAAAAACCGGCCCGCAGGCCGCTTTGATTTCTCTATTCTAGCCGGGTATGCAGCCGCGGTCAACCGCATGCAGGTCCCAGTAGTGGCTTTCTGTGGAGGACGGGTGTTCAATGAAGCATGAACGACCCGGTGTGCCCCAAGTGCAACGGCGTCCACATCGTCAAAAACGGGCATGCCCATACCGGCAGGCAGCGCTATCTCTGTCGTGCGTGCCGGTATCAGTTCACCCCAGACGGCACCTGGCACCGTATTGCTCCTGAACAAGTGGCTCAAGTGGACCTGCTGCTGACCGAACGCCTCTCCCACCGCGGCATCTGTCGTGTGGTCGGGGTCAGTCGGTCCTGGTTCCGACTCCACCTCAAACAGCTCAACAAGACCGTGCAGCACAGCATTCCCGAAGAACAACCACACCCAAAAAAAGCTTGAGCACTCCAGCACCAGCCGCGCTGGTGCTGGAGTGCGACGAATGATGCACGTTCGTGGGTCGTCAGGATCGTCGGCTCTGGATCTGGCTGGCGATGGACCGACGCAGCCGACGAATCGTCGGCTGCTGGTTCGGGCAACGCGACGCGCCAGGCGCGCTTGGCCTGTGGCAGAGCCTCTCCACACCGTACCTGGACGCGATCTGTCACACAGACCGCTTGGCCGTGTACAAGCAGGTGGTCTTCGGAGCGCTTCATCGCATCGGAGGAACCCAGCATATTGAGCGATTCAACGCCACACTTCGAGCCAAAGTGTCGTTCCTGGTGCGGAAAAGCTTGTCCTTCTGCCGTAAGCAGGCCAACCGCGAGCTTGTGGTCTGGCTCTTCATTCACCGCTATAACGCGTCATTACTCTGAACCCACGACCCAGGTCCCGGTGGCCGCTGGGCTGCAGCGGCCACGTCTGCCCTCCCTCCTGGACATCCTGGGCCTCTGTGCGCGCCGCTGCGGCAGCGTGCAGTTCAGCCGCGCTCATCTCCAGGATCAGCCGCTCCTTGAACTCTTCGACCAGCATATGCAGCGTCTGCAGCGACCGGTCAGACCCGCGAGCGGGAGACGCTGATTTCATCTAGAACCCTCGCGATCGCCGGGCGGTCCGGGCGGCTCCAGACGTCGTGGGTGATGGTGGCCGGACACAACGGCCCTGATCCTTCCCCGGGATCGGCGCTCGCTTCCCGCACCGCGCTCCACAAGGAGGGCCGGCCGACGCGTCCGCACCTCATCCTCGGTCCGGGCCAGGTTCAGCCGTGGGCGGGCGCCGGACCAACCAGTTACACTTGATGTGATGACCGCGGCGACTGAAGTGGAAGTGCTGGACGTCCTCAAGGCCCTGGCCAACGAGGTGCGCTTTGAGCTCGTTCGCATCCTGGCGCACGGGGAGCAGTGCGTCTGCGATCTGGAGGCGATCCTGGACCTGCCGCAGTCAAAGGTGTCGTACCACCTGGCCACCCTGCGTGACGTGGGGCTGGTGAGCAGCGAGCAACGCGGCAAGAACAGCTATTACCGGCTGGAGCGCGCGCTGTTGTACCGCCTGGGCGGCGATGTGCTCGCCGCGCTGCTCCGCCCTGACCCGGTGCTGACGCAACAATCCAAATCGCTGTGTTAGGCTGCCGGCATGACGCGCCTGCTGATCCTGTGCACCCACAACAGCGCCCGCAGCCAGATGGCCGAGGGCCTCGCCCGGCGCGCAGCCCAGGCGCTCGACGTTGACCTGGAGGTTCACAGCGCGGGCACAGAGGCCACCCGCGTCAAGGAGCAGGCCATGACGGTGCTGGGGGAGCTGGGCATCGACCTGAGCCAGCACACCAGCAAGACGCTGTTCGACCTGCCGGACCCCTGGAACTTCGAGTACGTGGTGACGGTGTGCGACCGCGCCGCGGAGGCGTGCCCGGCGTACCCGGCGAAGACCACCATCCGGCACTACCCGTTCGTGGATCCCAGCGGCGGCAGCCTTGAGCGCTGGCGTACCGTCCGGGATCAATTGCAGGTGCAGTTCCAGGCGTTCGTGCAGGCCCTCAAGGAGGGGCGGCCGGTGCCGGAGGGCTACGAGGTCAGCCCCGCGGTTCCGGCTGATCAACCGCATCCTGAGCCGCACCGCGCCGGGTAACCCGGCCTCGCCCGCACCCGGCGCAGCAGGTCGCGCCGCAAGGAGCACACCGATGAAGATCGCTGTCTTTGGAGACGTCCACGGCAACCGCTTTGCGCTGGAGGCGGTGGCCGCGGACATCGAGCGGCATGCGCCGGACGCCTGGGTGAATCTGGGGGATCAGCTGTTCGGCGGGGCGGACCCGGCCGGCGCGTGGCAGCTGCAGCAGCAGCTGAAGGCCCGGCACGGCGTGCTGGAGGTGCGCGGCAACACCGACGAGCGACTGGGCCACCCCCTGACGGAGACCACCCAGAAGCGCGAGATGCTGGCGTGGCTGCATTCGGTCCTGCCCGAAGGGGCCGGGGCCACGGTCGCCGGTTTGCCCACCCGCGTGACCGTGGCGGACGGAGCGGTGCTCGCCGCGCATGGCACCCCCGATAGCGCCTGGACCGCGCTGCTCCGCGACAAGAGCGGCTGGGCGGGTGACGAGCTGGTCCTGAGCCGGCTGGATGACCCGGGACCCGCCCGGGTGGTGATCGTGGGGCACACGCACCTGGAGCATGTCCGGCAGCTCGGGCCGCTGACGGTGGTGAACGCCGGCGCGGTCAGCCGCCAGAAGGACGGCTCGCCGCTGGCGCGCTGGGTGCTGCTGGAGGGCGAGGGGGACCGCTGGAGTGTGGCGTTCCGCCGGGTGGCGTACGACGTGGAGGCCGCCGCTGCCTGGGCCGAGCAGCACGCGCACAAGGGCCGAAAAGAAGCGGCCCAGCTGCGCCAGGGCCACAGCTGAGGCGGGGTTCACCCGCTTGGGGATGGGGGGACGTTTCTTCATGGGCCGGGGGTCGTTCATCCGGCGGCGGCGCACGCGCCCTAGCCTGTCGCGCGTGCGCTTCTTGCCCCTCCTGATGGTCGTCCTCACGACAGTTCCCGCGGTTGCTGCAGCGCCCGCCGTCCCAGATCAGCTCCTGCCGCGCCAGAACATGCCCGCCAGCATCGTCGCCTTCGGCGCCACCCGCGCCATCGCCGCCATCGAAGCCAGGCTCACCGCTGCCGTCCAGCAGGATCAGGCGTGGTTCACCGCGCTGATCAGCGCAACGCCCGAAGGCGAGCCGCTCCCCTACTCCCCCCGCTTCGGCATCACCGAAGCGGAATACGACCAGGTGCTCCATGCCCAGCCGGTGCTGAGCCAGACCGGCAGCACCACCCTGAAGGTCACCGCCGACGCTCGGACCGTCACCTTCGGCAAGTCGGCGGGCGCTGAACTGCTTGCAGGTGTCACCGTGGACCTCGTCAAGAACGTCGTCCGCACCCCGCTCGGCACCACCACCGAAGGCAAGCCCTTCGACGTGCCGGACGACGACACCCTGGGGCCGCGCTCGGGCGTGCAGTGGGCGTTCCTGCAGGGCAGCGATCCCAGCCGCAATGTCACGCGCGCGAAGTTCACGCTGACGCACCTGAATCGCACGGACGAGGTGCTGCTGGACTACCAGGTCACCGTCATCAAGGACGGCAAAGCGGTGCGCAACGAAGAGGTCCTCCTCACGTACCCCGCGACCAGATAACCCGGCAGCGCGTCGCTCCGGGTCCTCCGCATTCTTGACGCGGCCGCGGTTGGGTTGCTCGGCCGCGTGCGTCATGCCGGGCCCCCCGGGTCGCTGCTCCCCGGACTGGCCTCTTTTCTCGACGTTCGCCGGGTGATCGGCTCCCTGGAAGGGAGCGACATCCCGTCACGGACAGCGGCTGAACGCCTGTTGCGACGTTCAGGGGCTGTGCCACGCCCGTCCAGACGGGGCCAGACCCCTCCATGCGGCTTTTCGCGTCCAGGGGTTCGCTTGCCGGCCGGTCCGCTGGACGCTCCTCGGCGGGAGAGAATGCCCGGCCAGATTCCGTTCGTGGAGGCGCTGGGGACGGAGGTGACGAGCGCTTCAGCCCGCCCCTCGTGTTCGGGAGCGGGCCAGCCGCCGGCCAGGCGCGTACAGTCTGATCATGTCCTCCCCGCCCCCCGTGTTGACCGACGATGACGTGGGCGCTGCCGTCCGGGTGCTGGTGCGTGATGCCGCTGTTCACGTGCTCGAGTGGCACGAGGAGGAGGTGGG harbors:
- a CDS encoding IS1 family transposase; this translates as MGRQDRRLWIWLAMDRRSRRIVGCWFGQRDAPGALGLWQSLSTPYLDAICHTDRLAVYKQVVFGALHRIGGTQHIERFNATLRAKVSFLVRKSLSFCRKQANRELVVWLFIHRYNASLL
- a CDS encoding metallophosphoesterase family protein, which encodes MKIAVFGDVHGNRFALEAVAADIERHAPDAWVNLGDQLFGGADPAGAWQLQQQLKARHGVLEVRGNTDERLGHPLTETTQKREMLAWLHSVLPEGAGATVAGLPTRVTVADGAVLAAHGTPDSAWTALLRDKSGWAGDELVLSRLDDPGPARVVIVGHTHLEHVRQLGPLTVVNAGAVSRQKDGSPLARWVLLEGEGDRWSVAFRRVAYDVEAAAAWAEQHAHKGRKEAAQLRQGHS
- a CDS encoding IS1/IS1595 family N-terminal zinc-binding domain-containing protein; the encoded protein is MNDPVCPKCNGVHIVKNGHAHTGRQRYLCRACRYQFTPDGTWHRIAPEQVAQVDLLLTERLSHRGICRVVGVSRSWFRLHLKQLNKTVQHSIPEEQPHPKKA
- a CDS encoding ArsR/SmtB family transcription factor, which encodes MTAATEVEVLDVLKALANEVRFELVRILAHGEQCVCDLEAILDLPQSKVSYHLATLRDVGLVSSEQRGKNSYYRLERALLYRLGGDVLAALLRPDPVLTQQSKSLC
- a CDS encoding class I SAM-dependent methyltransferase, giving the protein MTDLSSSPLPQEAMEMYAAGTEADRLIKGSNQLERVRVQELMARFLPAPPAVVCDIGGGTGPHAFWLAARGHTVHLLDAMLLHIEQALSREAVRPVASAVVGDARHLPYPNGHADAVLLFGPLYHLTEAADRAQALQEAGRVLRPGGVLLAMNVNRFASTFDGLFSDGYADPEFMAMADRDLEDGQHRAPPGKPYFTTTFFHHPEELRQEIQAAGFQVEALLGVEGIGWTLRDFDAVWADPVRREWILRVARRLETEPTLLGASAHVMAVAHRPS
- a CDS encoding arsenate reductase ArsC, producing the protein MTRLLILCTHNSARSQMAEGLARRAAQALDVDLEVHSAGTEATRVKEQAMTVLGELGIDLSQHTSKTLFDLPDPWNFEYVVTVCDRAAEACPAYPAKTTIRHYPFVDPSGGSLERWRTVRDQLQVQFQAFVQALKEGRPVPEGYEVSPAVPADQPHPEPHRAG